The following coding sequences lie in one Alkalispirochaeta americana genomic window:
- a CDS encoding uroporphyrinogen decarboxylase family protein, with the protein MTKKQRVAALICGEEVDRIPASFSLHFSKESVSGKKAIDAHREFFQETDVDVLKIMNENLFSPDVLIRSPEDWKHIRPITGKEVYIQNQLDIIKALSDEMGGDAYIFATIHGVFASAFHATKDDDMKLAHHDKVTAHLRESPDVIETALKNIAEGLVAFVDLCIEAGAEGIYYAALGAESYRFTRDEFSRYIKPNDILVLEAAKKAPGGTILHMCKDRLNIDLYKGYPCDIVNWAVNEQNISLDEGRELFKKPVLGGFDDRAGVLVEGRKRDIEHEVHRLVNTYGPTNFMLGADCTLPENMSYERIRWAVDALQIAKMQVS; encoded by the coding sequence ATGACAAAGAAACAGCGTGTTGCAGCTCTGATATGCGGAGAAGAGGTTGATAGGATACCTGCAAGTTTTTCTCTCCATTTTTCCAAAGAATCTGTATCAGGTAAGAAGGCGATCGATGCGCATAGAGAATTTTTCCAGGAGACTGACGTTGACGTATTAAAAATCATGAATGAAAATTTATTTTCTCCCGATGTGCTAATTCGATCGCCGGAAGACTGGAAGCACATAAGGCCGATTACGGGTAAAGAAGTATATATCCAAAACCAACTTGATATCATCAAGGCTCTTTCGGACGAGATGGGGGGAGATGCTTATATTTTTGCGACAATTCACGGGGTATTTGCATCAGCCTTTCATGCCACGAAAGATGATGATATGAAATTAGCCCATCACGATAAAGTGACCGCGCACCTGAGGGAGTCTCCTGATGTCATCGAAACCGCGCTGAAAAATATTGCTGAGGGCTTAGTTGCTTTTGTTGATCTATGCATCGAGGCGGGGGCTGAAGGAATTTATTATGCAGCCCTCGGTGCAGAGTCTTACCGGTTCACTAGGGACGAATTCAGCCGTTATATCAAACCCAACGATATCCTGGTCCTTGAAGCAGCAAAAAAAGCGCCGGGGGGAACAATACTTCACATGTGTAAGGACAGACTAAATATCGACCTTTACAAAGGATATCCATGTGATATCGTAAATTGGGCGGTGAACGAGCAAAATATTAGTCTGGATGAAGGCAGGGAGTTGTTCAAAAAGCCTGTTCTTGGTGGGTTTGACGACAGGGCTGGTGTTCTGGTTGAAGGGAGAAAAAGAGATATAGAACACGAAGTTCACAGATTGGTAAACACCTATGGTCCTACGAACTTTATGTTAGGTGCAGACTGCACATTGCCGGAGAATATGTCTTATGAGCGAATCCGATGGGCGGTAGATGCATTGCAAATCGCAAAAATGCAAGTATCGTGA